The Thunnus maccoyii chromosome 9, fThuMac1.1, whole genome shotgun sequence genome includes a region encoding these proteins:
- the LOC121903701 gene encoding TBC1 domain family member 10A-like, translating into MARIENGRQSVDTRSIRTISSSHIDDESSFGSDSEINGFTSDRQTDKYGFIGGAQQYTEASAQDVPPEVLRQREVKWLDMLSHWDKWMIKRFNKVRLRCQKGIPPSLRGRAWLYLSGGKVKREQNHGKFQELDSLPGDPKWIDVIEKDLHRQFPFHEMFVARGGHGQQDLFRVLKAYTLYRPEEGYCQAQAPIAAVLLMHMPAEDAFWGLVQICEKYLPGYYSPGLEAIQLDGEILFALLRRVSPLAFRHLEKHKIDPILYMTEWFMCAFSRTLPWASVLRVWDMFLCDGVKIIFRVGLVLLKCMLGSREKLKACQGQYETMELLRAIEPRYMQEGFLVREILEVPVTARDVEREHHTQLKRWKKNRGELNFKSPPRMHGARLIILAEPPRRQDLQQNPTILLEVPQPATQLKKDKEERKSKKKKSMKKSQPIEEIPNPYPLLNDFPPPPSDPPAPPPVRSETPETVPQTETHSPHQQQAPPTVLPPAKESPLQRSTQSLSSTEQDTYL; encoded by the exons ATGGCCAGAATAGAGAACGGCCGTCAGTCGGTGGACACAAGGAGCATCCGGACTATCAGCAGCAGCCACATTGACGATGAAAGTTCATTTGGATCCGACTCGGAGATCAACGGCTTCACCAGCGACAGACAAACCGATAAATATGGATTTATTGGCGGGGCACAGCAGTATACGGAGGCATC AGCTCAGGATGTGCCTCCAGAGGTGCTCAGGCAAAGGGAGGTGAAGTGGTTGGACATGCTTAGCCACTGGGACAAGTGGATGATCAAGAGATTCAATAAG GTGAGGCTGCGGTGCCAGAAAGGAATCCCTCCTTCCCTCCGAGGCCGCGCGTGGCTCTACTTGTCAGGGGGGAAAGTGAAGAGAGAGCAGAACCATGGAAAGTTTCAG GAGTTGGACAGTCTGCCAGGGGACCCCAAATGGATTGATGTCATCGAGAAAGACCTTCATAGACAGTTTCCATTCCACGAGATGTTTGTGGCACGGGGAGGACACGG GCAGCAGGACCTGTTCCGTGTTCTCAAGGCCTACACTCTGTACAGACCAGAGGAGGGATACTGCCAAGCTCAGGCTCCCATTGCTGCTGTGTTGCTCATGCATATGCCTGCTGAG GATGCCTTCTGGGGGCTGGTCCAAATTTGTGAGAAGTATCTTCCTGGCTACTACAGTCCTGGCCTG GAAGCTATACAGTTAGATGGGGAGATCCTGTTCGCCCTGCTGCGACGTGTCTCTCCGCTAGCCTTCCGCCATCTGGAGAAACATAAGATCGACCCCATCCTCTACATGACTGAATGGTTTATGTGCGCCTTCTCCAGAACGCTGCCCTGGGCCTCTGTGCTTCGTGTCTGGGACATGTTCCTCTGTGACG gAGTGAAGATAATTTTCCGTGTGGGTTTGGTGCTGCTGAAGTGCATGCTTGGGAGCCGTGAGAAGCTGAAGGCCTGCCAGGGCCAGTACGAAACCATGGAGCTTCTCAGAGCCATAGAGCCTCGATACATGCAGGAGGGCTTCCTCGTCCGAGAG ATTCTGGAGGTGCCAGTAACAGCGCGAGATGTGGAAAGGGAGCACCACACCCAGCTGAAGCGCTGGAAGAAGAACCGCGGAGAGCTGAATTTCAAATCGCCTCCGAGGATGCACGGCGCTCGGCTCATCATTTTGGCTGAGCCGCCCAGGCGCCAGGACCTGCAGCAGAACCCCACCATTTTACTCGAGGTGCCTCAGCCGGCCACGCAGCTGAAGAAAGacaaggaggagaggaaaagcaagaagaagaagagcatgAAGAAATCCCAGCCCATTGAGGAGATCCCTAACCCTTATCCTCTTCTCAATGACTTTCCACCACCACCCTCTGATCCACCAGCCCCACCTCCGGTCCGCAGCGAGACGCCGGAGACAGTGCCACAGACTGAAACACACTCACCTCACCAGCAGCAAGCACCTCCTACAGTCCTTCCCCCTGCCAAAGAGTCGCCCCTTCAGCGATCCACACAAAGCcttagcagcacagagcaggaTACATACCTGTAA
- the sf3a1 gene encoding splicing factor 3A subunit 1: protein MPPGPVQIVQPESNNKNDAVPEETPATKPIVGIIYPPPEVRNIVDKTASFVARNGPEFEARIRQNEINNPKFNFLNPSDPYHAYYRHKVNEFKEGKAQEPSAAVPKVMQQQAMQQSQQLPQKVQSQVIQETVVPKEPPPEFEFIADPPSISAFDLDVVKLTAQFVARNGRQFLTQLMQKEQRNYQFDFLRPQHSLFNYFTKLVEQYTKILIPPKGLLTKLKREAEHPREVMDQVRYRVEWAKFQERERKKEEEEREKERVAYAQIDWHDFVVVETVDFQPNEQGHFPPPTTPEELGARILIQERYEKYGESEEVEMEVESEDEDDEREDRNEGHPSQPDQDTQVQDMDEGSDDEDDGMKAPLPPDNPMPPPLPPTPDQVIIRKDYDPKASKPQPPIAAPDEYLISPITGEKIPASKMQEHMRIGLLDPRWLEQRDRSIRERQTEDEVYAPGLDIESSLKQLAERRTDIFGVEETAIGKKIGEEEIQKPEEKVTWDGHSGSMARTQQAAQANITLQEQIEAIHKAKGLVGEDDTKEKIGPSKPSEIHHQPPTPSSSASLPKPNPPVAVPRPPSTMAPPVRTTLLSAVPVIPRPPVAPVVRLAPGQVITPMPPMIPAPRINVVPMPPSGPHIMAPRPPPMVVPAAFVPAPPVPQPPSAAPAPPAHPPPPHEDEPVSKKMKTEDNLIPEEEFLRRNKGPVAVKVQVPNMQDKTEWKLNGQVLNFTVPLTDQVSVIKVKIHEATGMPAGKQKLQYEGIFIKDSNSLAYYNMSNGSIIHLALKERGGRKK from the exons ATGCCGCCTGGGCCTGTTCAAATTGTTCAGCCGGAGTCCAACAACAAG AATGATGCAGTACCAGAAGAAACCCCGGCCACCAAACCCATCGTTGGTATCATATATCCACCTCCTGAAGTCCGAAACATTGTTGACAAGACAGCCAGCTTTGTAGCCAG GAATGGGCCTGAATTTGAAGCAAGAATCCGGCAGAATGAGATCAACAATCCCAAGTTCAATTTCCTCAACCCCAGCGACCCATACCATGCATATTACCGTCACAAGGTCAATGAATTTAAGGAAGGCAAAGCGCAGGAACCATCTGCAGCTGTGCCAAAGGTTATGCAGCAGCAGGCCATGCAGCAGTCCCAGCAGCTCCCTCAAAAA GTGCAGTCACAGGTGATTCAGGAGACAGTGGTCCCCAAAGAACCACCTCCTGAGTTTGAGTTCATTGCCGATCCTCCATCAATCTCGGCATTTGATCTGGATGTTGTCAAGCTGACTGCCCAGTTTGTCGCCCGCAATGGCCGCCAGTTTCTTACTCAGCTCATGCAGAAAGAACAGAGGAACTACCAGTTTGACTTTCTGCGGCCGCAGCACAGCCTTTTCAACTACTTCACCAAATTAGTTGAGCAGTACACTAAG ATTCTAATCCCTCCCAAAGGCCTACTGACCAAGCTGAAGAGAGAGGCTGAGCATCCAAGAGAGGTTATGGACCAG GTGAGGTACCGTGTTGAGTGGGCAAAGTTCCAGGAGCgcgagagaaagaaggaggaagaggaaagagagaaagagcgggTGGCATATGCCCAAATCGACTGGCATGATTTTGTAGTGGTTGAGACGGTGGATTTCCAGCCCAATGAACAAG GCCACTTCCCCCCACCTACCACCCCAGAGGAGCTCGGCGCTCGCATCCTAATCCAAGAGCGCTATGAGAAGTATGGAGAGAGTGAGGAAGTGGAGATGGAGGTTGAAAGTGAGGATGAGGACGATGAACGCGAGGATCGTAACGAAGGCCATCCCTCACAACCTGATCAAGACACACAGGTTCAGGACATGGACGAG GGATCTGATGATGAGGACGATGGCATGAAGGCACCACTGCCCCCAGACAACCCGATGCCACCCCCACTGCCTCCAACTCCAGACCAGGTTATTATTCGCAAAGACTACGACCCCAAAG CTTCCAAGCCTCAGCCTCCGATTGCAGCTCCGGATGAGTACCTCATCTCACCAATTACTGGTGAGAAGATCCCAGCCAGTAAGATGCAAGAGCACATGCGTATTGGTTTGCTGGATCCGCGCTGGCTGGAGCAAAGAGACCGCAGCATCAGAGAGAGGCAGACCGAAGATGAAGTCTACGCTCCTGGTCTGGATATTGAGAGCAGCTTGAAACAACTGGCTGAGAGACGTACTGATATCTTTGGTGTGGAAGAGACAGCCATCGGTAAGAAGATCGGAGAAGAAGAAATCCAGAAGCCAGAAGAGAAG GTTACCTGGGATGGCCACTCAGGAAGCATGGCACGTACTCAGCAGGCAGCACAGGCAAACATCACTCTTCAAGAGCAGATTGAAGCCATTCACAAGGCCAAAGGGCTAGTGGGAGAGGATGACACTAAGGAGAAAATAGGTCCAAGCAAGCCCAGTGAAATTCATCACCAGCCTCCCACCCCCTCATCTTCAGCCAGTTTGCCTAAACCCAATCCTCCAGTTGCAGTGCCTCGCCCACCCTCCACT ATGGCACCTCCAGTGCGCACCACTCTTCTGTCCGCTGTACCTGTAATTCCAAGGCCACCGGTGGCTCCTGTGGTGCGCCTTGCACCAGGACAAGTTATAACACCAATGCCTCCCATGATTCCTGCTCCTCGCATCAATGTGGTTCCCATGCCACCATCAGGACCCCACATCATGGCCCCTAGACCACCTCCCATGGTTGTTCCAGCAG CGTTTGTCCCTGCTCCTCCTGTGCCACAACCCCCAAGCGCTGCGCCTGCACCACCGGCTCACCCACCCCCACCTCATGAGGATGAGCCAGTCAGCAAGAAGATGAAGACAGAGGACAACCTTATTCCAGAGGAGGAGTTCCTTCGTAGAAACAAG ggtCCTGTGGCAGTCAAAGTACAGGTCCCCAACATGCAGGACAAGACCGAATGGAAGCTGAACGGCCAAGTGCTGAATTTCACTGTCCCTCTCACAGACCAG GTGTCTGTTATTAAAGTCAAAATCCATGAAGCCACAGGCATGCCAGCAGGAAAGCAGAAGTTACAGTATGAG GGCATTTTCATCAAAGATTCCAACTCTCTGGCCTATTACAACATGAGCAATGGTTCAATCATTCACCTGGCACTGAAAGAGAGAGGTGGAAGAAAGAAGTGA